From one Thermomicrobiales bacterium genomic stretch:
- a CDS encoding nucleotide disphospho-sugar-binding domain-containing protein, whose translation MSARILLTCWPFPGHVFPHMSIALALRERGCEVALYTAEESRDVVEAAGIRFFPFKAVRSERWERIHELEERAGGRRQSLRVGHQAFRNWIVESIPEQVADLQAILDVWPADAIVTDLSMWGPVVVLWEATPIPVALVSSMGSMIPGPDAPVWGFGMAPPRSSASRLLASVMNHSTDFVATGLRRRIDLFRAQHGLSPLGCSVNEFGGRLPLYLVGNVPEFDYDRHDLPATVHYLGPFMWHPPARVDGEAWLDTVPTDEPWVHVTEGTSHYQDPFVLRAAIEGLAGRPMQVIVTAGRERAVPGGDNLAPNLHVAEWANHDTLLPRCSALVTTGGNGTVMSAMRAGVPLVIVPTTWDKPDNARRVIEAGAGVRLLPRKCTPEGLREAVEQVLSDSGYRENARRIARELNAAPGPPGAAQLIERMVAQA comes from the coding sequence ATGAGCGCCAGGATTCTCCTCACCTGCTGGCCATTTCCTGGTCATGTCTTTCCCCACATGAGCATCGCGCTGGCGTTGCGAGAGCGTGGTTGTGAGGTGGCGCTCTACACCGCAGAGGAATCTCGTGACGTGGTGGAAGCGGCGGGAATCCGTTTCTTCCCATTCAAGGCTGTGCGCTCTGAACGCTGGGAGCGGATTCACGAGTTGGAGGAGCGCGCCGGAGGTCGGCGCCAGTCGCTGCGGGTCGGCCATCAGGCGTTCCGCAACTGGATTGTAGAGTCGATCCCGGAGCAGGTCGCAGACTTACAGGCGATCCTGGACGTGTGGCCGGCGGACGCGATTGTCACCGACCTTTCGATGTGGGGTCCGGTGGTCGTCCTGTGGGAGGCTACGCCGATTCCGGTTGCGTTAGTGTCGTCGATGGGATCGATGATTCCTGGCCCCGACGCCCCTGTCTGGGGGTTCGGGATGGCGCCGCCTCGATCGTCCGCGTCACGTCTGCTTGCGAGTGTCATGAATCACTCGACAGATTTCGTGGCGACCGGCCTCCGACGACGCATTGACTTGTTTCGAGCCCAGCATGGGCTTTCGCCACTCGGATGTTCGGTCAACGAATTCGGCGGTCGTTTGCCGCTGTATCTCGTCGGGAACGTGCCAGAGTTCGACTACGACCGGCACGACCTGCCGGCGACCGTCCATTACCTTGGGCCATTCATGTGGCACCCGCCTGCAAGGGTCGATGGCGAAGCCTGGCTCGATACGGTGCCGACCGATGAGCCATGGGTTCATGTCACCGAGGGCACGTCCCACTATCAAGACCCGTTCGTCTTGCGGGCAGCGATCGAGGGCCTCGCTGGCCGGCCGATGCAGGTGATCGTGACGGCCGGACGCGAGCGGGCGGTCCCTGGCGGGGACAATCTGGCGCCGAATCTCCATGTCGCGGAGTGGGCAAATCATGATACTCTCCTTCCACGCTGTTCAGCCCTCGTAACGACGGGGGGCAATGGGACTGTCATGAGCGCCATGCGGGCCGGAGTGCCGCTGGTCATCGTTCCGACTACCTGGGACAAGCCCGATAATGCCCGTCGGGTGATCGAGGCCGGCGCGGGAGTGCGGTTATTGCCGCGCAAATGCACACCCGAAGGATTACGCGAAGCAGTGGAACAAGTGTTATCTGACTCGGGCTATCGAGAAAATGCCAGAAGAATTGCGAGGGAATTGAACGCGGCTCCGGGCCCGCCCGGCGCTGCACAGCTTATCGAGCGTATGGTGGCTCAAGCGTGA
- a CDS encoding CARDB domain-containing protein, whose protein sequence is MRASRVERVGSVHAALLRRLAVVVVLLSLVFGTVSPVAAVATPCADLRIIAMSTDPYQPIQNQNATVHITIQNVGTCAAQAFVVQWQSDQFAPAGPSTSVANLNANATMVVDLVYAFPNSGNFMTIVNVDTGNAVNETNEMNNLEILPVSVEPATIDLQITDITVVSAVNPSSNPPIPVAGRPVTTTITIVNNGNTDAGPFQLQWYPWLMESPLTTQVNALGAGATTTVTFSYTYWWAATFDGWATVDSGGWVFETDETNNTFAKSVVVDPALPDLVSTNFTINPAAPVPGQIATATVTVKNIGHADAGPFRVQWQPWWLVSPVSIQVNGLAEGASTNVTFNYVYWLPGKFDGTVTVDSTKLVWEMKEDNNAKPVTVTVGPNYIDLTITNMTISPGSPTQGQPATVNLTVKNLGNTPAGNFMVELNPDSLFLFTPGPQTISKQVNGLAAGATTTVSFQYTYPVSGNVRLLGNVDAFNNIAESNKFGPAENNNLKILNVTVQPAPIDLIITGFTINPASPVRGVEATASITVKNNGPWPANDFAVQWLLSNTDAFGPLEFINGLNPGESRTVTLKGTYYVTDTYTSRAIVDVFNTVVEPGPGAEANNTQDKTVTVVPQQSTLKVTLNSVNVSHAGEDGIDGNAEWDPMVFAVLDPNGSCGFAGQTINGVQCQVFSNDAVDDGDTLNLNRSITVTLQEFTPLVFAFGAYENDDVVGIPLPGEIMGFAFNVTFPPDYLTLGSISIPGEQGESDCGASCFTANFTVTVISTNMPTGMAATTTTLPFDTQMVLDHFRSIAQLPSQ, encoded by the coding sequence GTGCGGGCATCCCGAGTAGAACGGGTAGGGTCGGTGCACGCAGCGTTGCTCCGCCGTCTTGCTGTTGTCGTTGTTCTCCTCTCACTGGTGTTCGGGACCGTGTCTCCAGTGGCCGCGGTGGCGACGCCTTGCGCGGATCTTCGGATCATCGCGATGTCGACAGATCCATACCAACCCATTCAGAACCAGAACGCGACAGTCCACATCACCATTCAGAACGTAGGTACTTGCGCCGCGCAGGCCTTCGTCGTGCAGTGGCAATCAGACCAGTTCGCGCCGGCCGGGCCATCGACATCCGTGGCCAACCTGAACGCGAACGCGACGATGGTCGTCGATCTGGTGTATGCGTTCCCCAACTCGGGGAACTTCATGACGATCGTCAACGTCGACACCGGGAATGCGGTCAACGAGACCAACGAGATGAACAATCTCGAAATTCTCCCGGTGAGCGTCGAGCCCGCGACGATCGATCTCCAGATCACCGACATCACGGTGGTATCGGCGGTGAATCCGTCCTCCAATCCACCGATCCCGGTCGCCGGCCGCCCCGTTACGACAACGATCACGATTGTCAACAACGGGAATACTGATGCCGGTCCGTTCCAGCTCCAGTGGTACCCATGGCTCATGGAGTCACCGTTAACGACTCAGGTCAACGCCCTGGGCGCTGGAGCGACAACGACCGTGACGTTCAGCTACACCTATTGGTGGGCCGCGACCTTCGATGGTTGGGCAACCGTCGATTCAGGCGGTTGGGTGTTCGAGACCGACGAGACCAATAACACGTTCGCAAAATCGGTCGTTGTCGACCCGGCGCTGCCGGACCTGGTCTCGACAAACTTCACGATTAACCCGGCTGCTCCAGTGCCGGGCCAGATCGCCACCGCAACGGTGACCGTGAAGAACATCGGCCACGCCGACGCCGGACCATTCCGTGTGCAATGGCAGCCGTGGTGGCTCGTTTCGCCAGTGTCGATTCAGGTGAACGGCCTCGCCGAGGGCGCGTCGACGAATGTGACGTTCAACTACGTGTACTGGCTCCCCGGCAAGTTCGACGGGACAGTCACCGTCGATAGCACGAAGCTTGTCTGGGAGATGAAGGAGGACAACAACGCCAAGCCGGTCACCGTGACAGTCGGGCCGAACTACATCGACCTGACGATCACGAACATGACGATCTCCCCCGGATCGCCGACGCAGGGACAACCAGCGACGGTCAACCTCACGGTCAAGAACCTGGGGAATACACCGGCCGGCAACTTCATGGTCGAGCTGAACCCGGATTCGCTGTTCCTGTTCACGCCTGGCCCGCAGACGATTTCCAAGCAGGTCAACGGACTGGCGGCCGGCGCAACCACGACTGTGTCGTTCCAGTACACCTACCCGGTCTCCGGGAACGTTCGGCTACTCGGGAATGTGGACGCATTCAACAACATCGCTGAGAGCAACAAGTTCGGGCCGGCCGAGAACAACAACCTCAAGATTCTGAACGTGACGGTTCAGCCTGCGCCGATTGATCTGATCATCACTGGCTTCACGATCAATCCGGCATCCCCGGTGCGTGGAGTCGAGGCGACGGCGTCGATAACCGTCAAGAATAATGGGCCGTGGCCCGCCAACGACTTCGCCGTCCAGTGGCTGCTCTCGAACACTGACGCATTCGGCCCGCTGGAGTTCATTAACGGCCTGAACCCAGGTGAGTCGCGGACCGTGACCCTGAAGGGCACGTACTACGTGACCGACACCTATACCAGTCGCGCGATCGTCGACGTCTTCAATACCGTCGTCGAGCCGGGTCCGGGCGCCGAAGCGAACAACACGCAGGACAAGACGGTGACAGTCGTCCCGCAACAATCGACCCTCAAGGTGACGCTTAACTCCGTCAACGTCTCCCACGCGGGTGAGGACGGGATTGATGGCAACGCCGAGTGGGATCCGATGGTCTTCGCCGTCCTCGACCCCAATGGCAGCTGCGGGTTCGCTGGCCAAACCATCAATGGTGTCCAGTGCCAGGTATTCAGCAACGATGCGGTGGACGATGGCGACACCTTGAACCTTAACCGATCGATCACCGTGACTCTTCAGGAGTTCACGCCGCTCGTGTTCGCGTTCGGCGCGTACGAGAATGATGACGTTGTTGGCATCCCCCTGCCCGGTGAGATCATGGGGTTCGCGTTCAATGTCACCTTCCCGCCTGACTACCTGACCCTTGGATCCATCTCGATACCTGGGGAGCAGGGCGAGTCCGATTGTGGTGCGTCGTGCTTTACTGCGAACTTCACGGTCACCGTGATCAGCACGAACATGCCGACCGGCATGGCAGCAACGACGACAACGCTCCCATTCGACACTCAGATGGTGCTCGATCACTTCCGTAGCATCGCGCAGCTTCCGAGTCAGTAA
- a CDS encoding alpha/beta hydrolase yields the protein MPKIVVRSGLKFHYQQVGNGPDVVMIHGLTGNLAVWHLKIIPLLWDHYRITTYDLRGHGYSEVSASGYTADDMAIDLRDLLDALQIERPALVGHSYGADISLYFALLFPERVHGIVAIEAALPAMIYDRERDDWEGWDYWTDVLARAGHVVPPERRTDVEYLFRLSLEVPKKWGPLNGLPRNSRPFLRLLDETSMAEETMQIGSLSLDRIAEITTPVVQIFSDRSAFLGTYTYLRDHLPSVESVLLPRSEWGHFGPLEQPELVADQILAALSGFSTVADAVSSEKEG from the coding sequence ATGCCGAAGATCGTCGTGCGAAGCGGGCTGAAGTTCCATTATCAGCAGGTGGGCAACGGACCAGATGTGGTCATGATTCATGGCCTCACCGGAAACCTGGCCGTCTGGCACCTGAAGATCATCCCGCTACTCTGGGATCATTACCGGATTACGACCTATGACCTGCGCGGTCACGGATATAGCGAGGTGTCGGCCAGCGGGTATACAGCGGACGACATGGCGATAGACCTGCGGGATCTCCTCGACGCGCTCCAGATCGAGCGGCCGGCACTGGTCGGGCATAGCTACGGCGCTGACATCTCGCTCTACTTCGCGCTCCTCTTCCCCGAGCGCGTTCATGGCATCGTCGCAATCGAAGCGGCGCTTCCGGCAATGATCTACGATCGTGAACGCGATGATTGGGAGGGCTGGGATTACTGGACCGATGTCCTCGCGCGGGCTGGTCATGTCGTTCCCCCCGAACGACGAACGGATGTCGAGTATCTATTCCGGCTGAGCCTTGAGGTGCCTAAGAAGTGGGGTCCGCTGAATGGCCTCCCGCGCAACTCGCGGCCATTTCTGCGCCTGCTCGACGAGACCTCGATGGCCGAAGAAACGATGCAGATCGGCAGTTTGTCGCTGGACAGGATCGCCGAGATCACCACGCCGGTCGTTCAGATATTTAGCGACCGGTCCGCGTTTCTCGGCACCTATACGTACTTGCGCGACCACCTGCCCAGCGTTGAATCAGTCCTGCTGCCACGGTCGGAGTGGGGACATTTCGGGCCGCTGGAACAGCCTGAGCTCGTTGCCGACCAGATCCTTGCCGCGCTTTCTGGATTCTCGACGGTTGCGGATGCCGTCTCATCAGAGAAGGAGGGTTGA
- a CDS encoding glycosyltransferase, protein MMAKFLLACWPFAGHISPFMSLALALGERGHDVAFYTGSTAQPLVEASGFTCFPFERVSEARATKSMISMDTAAPSGRPEAGNVLQIFRDWLVETIPDQLADLEPIIADWRPDVIVSETAMWGPILVLSESGRTPVAIMSTLLGCLTPGADAPPAGFGMAPPRTAGARLVAGAINGMTEIAGRRLRARVNEIRANYGLPALDTSMNRFTGRLPLYLIGSLPELDYNRKDLPASVHYLGPMVWHPPAISTDPEWLGTIPTERPWVHVTESTLSYGDPFVLRAAAQGLAGLPMEVILTSGRQRSIADLNLGDLAQNIHTADWINHDTLLPRCAAMVTTGGAGTLMSALRAGVPLVVVPTTWDKPDNARRIVDAGVGIRLPAKRCTPAGLRAAVGEVISKPRYRANALSLAQRLAAAPGPAHAAELLEELAPAAVTMAN, encoded by the coding sequence ATGATGGCGAAGTTCCTGCTGGCCTGCTGGCCATTTGCTGGACACATCAGCCCGTTCATGAGCCTTGCGCTTGCGCTCGGCGAGCGAGGTCACGATGTCGCGTTCTATACCGGCTCAACGGCACAGCCGCTCGTCGAGGCTTCGGGCTTCACCTGTTTTCCATTTGAGCGTGTTTCCGAAGCACGGGCGACCAAGAGCATGATCTCGATGGACACCGCCGCGCCGTCCGGCAGGCCGGAGGCTGGCAATGTCCTGCAGATTTTCCGCGACTGGCTGGTTGAGACGATACCGGATCAGCTCGCCGACCTTGAGCCGATCATCGCGGACTGGCGACCGGATGTGATCGTCAGCGAGACAGCGATGTGGGGCCCGATCCTCGTGCTGTCGGAATCCGGCAGGACCCCGGTGGCGATCATGTCGACGCTGTTGGGCTGCCTGACGCCGGGCGCAGACGCGCCGCCGGCGGGATTTGGGATGGCGCCGCCCCGGACAGCGGGAGCGCGCCTTGTGGCCGGAGCGATCAATGGTATGACGGAGATCGCCGGCCGCCGGCTGCGAGCGCGCGTGAACGAGATCCGCGCGAACTACGGCCTTCCGGCGCTCGACACATCCATGAATCGCTTCACCGGCAGGCTGCCACTCTATCTCATCGGCAGCCTGCCCGAGCTCGACTATAACCGCAAGGACCTGCCGGCCAGCGTCCACTATCTCGGCCCAATGGTTTGGCATCCACCCGCGATATCGACGGATCCCGAGTGGCTGGGGACGATCCCCACCGAACGACCGTGGGTTCACGTGACCGAGAGCACGCTGAGCTATGGCGACCCATTTGTCCTCCGAGCGGCGGCGCAGGGCCTGGCGGGGCTGCCGATGGAGGTCATTCTGACGAGTGGTCGGCAACGGTCGATCGCCGACCTCAACCTCGGCGACCTCGCCCAGAACATTCACACCGCGGACTGGATCAACCACGATACGTTGCTCCCGCGTTGTGCCGCAATGGTGACGACCGGGGGGGCGGGCACGTTGATGAGTGCGCTGCGAGCCGGTGTCCCGCTCGTGGTTGTCCCGACAACATGGGATAAGCCCGATAACGCCCGGCGAATTGTCGACGCGGGTGTCGGTATCCGTCTCCCGGCAAAGCGCTGCACTCCAGCAGGCCTCAGAGCGGCAGTGGGAGAGGTGATCAGCAAGCCTCGGTATCGGGCCAACGCGCTGAGCCTGGCTCAACGACTGGCCGCTGCCCCCGGGCCGGCGCATGCCGCAGAGCTGCTCGAGGAGCTTGCGCCTGCCGCGGTAACAATGGCCAATTGA
- a CDS encoding sodium-translocating pyrophosphatase: MTTVEWGLLAATVASVAAIVYGLILARSVLSRPAGNARMQEIAKAIQEGAEAYMRRQYTLVLPVAIVIAVALGLAINWTTAIGFLIGASASAAAGFIGMSVAVRANVRTAEAARTGLGPALSTAFQGGTVTGLFVAGLGLGSVTVFYWITRDVNSLIGLGFGGSLISVFARIGGGIYTKAADVGADLVGKVEAGIPEDDPRNPAVIADNVGDNVGDCAGMAADLFETYAVTAIAAMLLGDLVFANAAPAVHDKAVVFPLVLGAASIFASIIGTMFVRTREGGSIMGALYKGLIAAGVLAIIAFWPITSWLLGDNGVITDDAISIFRLDIAMSATWKIFFAAVIGILVTAGVVVITEYFTSTRFKPVQGIAEASETGHGTNIIAGLALSMKSTAPAILVIAFAIYAAYELAYSSTDPTTGLYGIAVAAMAMLSMAGIIVAIDSFGPITDNAGGIAEMAEMPDNVRGVTDPLDAVGNTTKAITKAYAIGSAGLAALVLFASFFLELPAADRVFDLSNPSVLIGLLIGAALPYLFGALLMESVGRAGSAVVVEVRRQFKELPGILEGTQRPEYGHAVDIVTRAALREMILPALLPVFTPFIVGLLLGKQAVGGMLIGSILTGLFVAISMTTGGAAWDNAKKYIELGFYGGKNSLAHQASVTGDTVGDPYKDTAGPAINPMIKIVNIVALLMIAILNWS, from the coding sequence GTGACAACTGTTGAGTGGGGGTTATTAGCGGCGACCGTTGCCTCGGTGGCCGCGATTGTGTACGGGCTGATTCTTGCCCGATCGGTTCTCAGCCGGCCTGCTGGCAATGCGCGCATGCAGGAAATCGCAAAGGCGATCCAGGAGGGCGCTGAGGCGTACATGCGCCGTCAGTACACACTGGTTCTGCCCGTCGCGATCGTGATCGCAGTCGCGCTTGGCCTCGCGATCAACTGGACGACGGCAATCGGGTTTCTGATCGGGGCGAGCGCCTCCGCTGCTGCCGGCTTCATCGGCATGAGCGTCGCCGTCCGCGCCAACGTCCGCACCGCCGAAGCGGCGCGCACCGGCCTCGGCCCGGCGCTATCCACCGCATTCCAGGGTGGCACTGTCACCGGCCTGTTCGTCGCCGGGCTTGGTCTCGGCTCAGTGACCGTCTTCTACTGGATCACACGCGACGTCAACTCGTTGATCGGACTCGGCTTTGGTGGCTCGCTGATCTCGGTCTTTGCCCGAATCGGTGGTGGCATCTACACCAAAGCGGCCGATGTCGGCGCTGACCTCGTCGGCAAGGTCGAGGCCGGCATCCCCGAGGACGATCCGCGTAACCCCGCCGTCATCGCGGACAACGTCGGCGACAACGTCGGCGACTGCGCCGGCATGGCGGCCGACCTGTTCGAGACCTACGCCGTTACCGCGATCGCGGCGATGCTGCTTGGCGATCTCGTCTTCGCCAACGCCGCCCCGGCAGTCCACGACAAGGCCGTGGTCTTCCCGCTGGTCCTCGGCGCGGCGTCGATCTTCGCGTCGATTATCGGCACGATGTTCGTCCGCACCCGCGAGGGCGGCTCGATCATGGGCGCGCTTTACAAGGGTCTTATCGCCGCCGGTGTGCTGGCAATCATCGCCTTCTGGCCGATTACATCCTGGCTGCTGGGCGACAACGGCGTGATCACCGACGACGCGATCTCGATCTTTCGGCTCGACATCGCGATGTCGGCAACCTGGAAGATCTTCTTCGCCGCTGTGATCGGCATCCTCGTCACAGCCGGCGTCGTCGTCATCACCGAGTACTTCACCTCGACACGCTTCAAGCCGGTGCAGGGTATTGCCGAGGCATCGGAGACGGGCCATGGCACCAACATCATCGCCGGCCTCGCGCTATCGATGAAGTCGACCGCGCCGGCCATCCTCGTCATCGCGTTCGCGATCTATGCCGCCTACGAGTTGGCTTATTCGTCGACTGACCCAACCACGGGCCTCTACGGCATCGCCGTCGCGGCAATGGCGATGCTCTCGATGGCCGGGATCATCGTCGCGATCGACTCGTTCGGGCCGATCACCGACAACGCGGGCGGTATCGCCGAGATGGCTGAGATGCCGGACAACGTCCGTGGTGTCACCGACCCTCTCGATGCCGTCGGCAACACCACGAAGGCGATCACGAAGGCCTACGCTATCGGCTCGGCCGGCCTTGCGGCGCTAGTGCTGTTCGCCTCGTTCTTCCTGGAGCTCCCCGCGGCCGACCGTGTATTTGACCTGTCGAACCCGAGCGTGCTGATCGGTCTGCTCATCGGCGCGGCCCTGCCGTATCTGTTCGGCGCACTGCTGATGGAGTCGGTCGGACGGGCTGGCAGCGCGGTCGTCGTCGAGGTTCGCCGCCAGTTCAAGGAGCTGCCCGGCATTCTGGAGGGCACCCAGCGACCGGAGTATGGCCACGCGGTAGACATCGTCACCCGCGCCGCGCTGCGCGAGATGATCCTGCCGGCGCTCCTGCCCGTCTTCACCCCGTTCATCGTCGGACTGCTGCTCGGCAAGCAGGCCGTTGGTGGCATGCTGATCGGCTCGATCCTGACCGGCCTCTTCGTCGCGATCTCGATGACAACCGGCGGCGCAGCCTGGGACAATGCCAAGAAGTACATCGAGCTCGGCTTCTACGGCGGCAAGAACTCCCTGGCCCACCAGGCTTCTGTTACCGGCGACACGGTCGGCGATCCTTACAAGGACACAGCCGGCCCAGCCATCAACCCGATGATCAAGATCGTCAACATCGTCGCGCTGCTGATGATCGCCATTCTCAACTGGAGCTAG
- a CDS encoding Xaa-Pro peptidase family protein has product MLDVTTARRGTLTNIERLTSTIANGPYDAVLVMSPENVPYYSGFYNMDLRSIPERVHLVIWPRDGEPAFVVTERRAEALQPGDTFLSDIVPYQGEELDSMRAVANTLARMRVTSGRVGIEGRFFPANHLRELQRLAPDVEFVDAFAYLESPRAIKTPAERDLLVQLAHWTTTAIDTAFAAAQVGDSERSISARMQHELLRNGADMIALPVFAAGPRAGLFHPLATDMPVEAGMMVMTDFGGWKDGYFSDIARTAVMGRATDRQRDLYARISDVKHAVVEFIKPGMPASEVARFARAAYAARNLEFKWSIVGHSVGLGIHESPQIYPWVDDPILPGMVMMIELGYHDHPRDSIHVEDMVEITDRGAEYRTDFSRHETIWELGV; this is encoded by the coding sequence ATGCTCGACGTGACGACTGCGAGGCGCGGCACATTGACCAACATCGAACGACTCACAAGCACCATCGCGAACGGGCCATACGACGCGGTTCTTGTTATGTCTCCTGAAAACGTTCCCTACTACAGCGGCTTCTACAACATGGATCTTCGATCGATTCCGGAGCGCGTGCATCTCGTCATCTGGCCGCGCGACGGAGAACCAGCGTTTGTCGTGACCGAGCGGCGAGCAGAGGCGCTCCAGCCTGGCGACACGTTCCTGTCGGACATCGTCCCCTACCAGGGCGAAGAGCTCGACTCGATGCGGGCAGTCGCCAACACGCTGGCGCGTATGCGCGTCACCTCCGGCCGCGTCGGGATCGAAGGACGCTTCTTTCCAGCCAATCACCTCCGCGAGCTACAGCGATTAGCGCCGGACGTCGAGTTCGTGGACGCGTTCGCGTATCTGGAGTCACCGAGGGCGATCAAGACGCCGGCCGAACGCGACCTGCTGGTTCAGCTTGCGCATTGGACGACGACCGCAATCGACACGGCCTTCGCCGCCGCCCAGGTGGGCGATAGCGAGCGGTCGATTTCCGCCCGGATGCAGCATGAGCTGCTCCGCAACGGAGCGGACATGATCGCCCTGCCCGTGTTCGCCGCCGGCCCGCGCGCCGGGCTGTTCCATCCGCTGGCGACTGACATGCCGGTCGAAGCGGGAATGATGGTAATGACCGACTTCGGTGGCTGGAAGGACGGCTACTTTTCGGACATCGCTCGAACCGCCGTTATGGGCCGCGCGACGGATCGGCAGCGCGACCTTTACGCGCGGATTAGCGACGTGAAGCACGCCGTGGTTGAGTTCATCAAGCCAGGGATGCCCGCGTCGGAGGTCGCGAGATTCGCGCGAGCGGCGTACGCGGCTCGGAATCTGGAGTTCAAGTGGTCGATCGTGGGCCACAGCGTCGGGCTCGGAATCCATGAGTCGCCCCAGATTTATCCCTGGGTGGACGACCCGATCCTGCCGGGGATGGTCATGATGATCGAGCTGGGATATCACGATCATCCACGCGATAGTATCCATGTCGAAGACATGGTCGAGATCACCGACCGGGGCGCCGAGTATCGCACCGACTTCAGTCGGCACGAGACAATCTGGGAGCTCGGCGTCTGA
- a CDS encoding SDR family oxidoreductase — translation MGSAGQPLDTVVVTGSSTGLGLETALHLADKGFKVYATVRDIVSEPKVRAAAAARGVHVEILELDVTIQESIDAAIEQIVRESGSIFGLVNNAGIGLRGCLEDLADDEIRRVFDANVFGTIAVTKAALPHMREAGRGRVITISSVGGRVSSFGVSMYCASKFALEGFGEALAMEIAPFGLQSILVEPGIIDTTRWTTHRGLAAGAFDRESPYYRMFQVSEVMSDEVVARSRTKAIDVAKTIHLALTAEKPKMRYIVGRPASAVVKLRRLLPEPFFERVYFGGLIKRIEKETMDAKAVVATGSDS, via the coding sequence ATGGGCAGTGCCGGACAGCCACTCGATACTGTTGTCGTCACCGGGAGCTCGACCGGTCTTGGATTAGAGACCGCCCTCCATCTGGCCGACAAGGGGTTCAAAGTCTACGCGACGGTGCGGGACATCGTGTCCGAGCCGAAAGTGCGCGCGGCTGCTGCTGCCCGGGGAGTCCACGTCGAGATACTCGAGCTCGATGTCACCATCCAGGAGAGCATCGATGCGGCGATCGAGCAAATTGTCCGCGAATCTGGCTCGATCTTCGGTCTGGTCAACAACGCTGGAATCGGTCTCCGTGGCTGCCTCGAAGACCTGGCAGACGACGAGATCCGGCGGGTCTTCGACGCGAATGTATTCGGAACCATCGCGGTGACGAAGGCCGCACTGCCGCACATGCGAGAAGCAGGTCGTGGGCGGGTCATCACAATCTCGTCGGTTGGCGGGCGTGTGTCGTCGTTCGGCGTGTCGATGTACTGCGCTAGCAAGTTCGCGCTCGAAGGCTTCGGCGAGGCGCTCGCGATGGAGATTGCCCCGTTCGGTCTGCAGTCTATTCTCGTCGAGCCGGGCATCATCGACACCACTCGCTGGACAACGCACCGTGGCCTCGCGGCCGGCGCGTTTGATCGGGAGAGTCCGTACTACCGGATGTTCCAGGTGAGTGAAGTGATGTCCGATGAGGTCGTCGCCCGCTCGCGAACGAAGGCGATTGATGTTGCGAAGACTATCCATCTGGCGCTGACTGCGGAGAAGCCAAAGATGCGGTACATCGTCGGACGCCCCGCCTCCGCCGTTGTCAAGCTCCGACGGTTGCTGCCGGAACCATTCTTCGAGCGCGTCTACTTCGGAGGGCTAATCAAACGGATCGAAAAGGAAACGATGGATGCGAAGGCAGTGGTGGCGACGGGCTCGGATTCATAG